The proteins below are encoded in one region of Segatella copri:
- a CDS encoding M64 family metallopeptidase yields MKRMILSLATMAMLMAPGTIKAQNFDDYFTDKTLRVDYTFAGNQKQQMIAVDELNVMPRWYGKRQRLAELPVEGNGQITVRDHRSGKIIYRNSFSTLFQEWLSYPEAEKNTQSFENVFLVPMPKDTVDITLDLRNNRREITTTLTHQVAPKDILIHQKGNKPTPYVTLQQAADTTRCIHIAYVAEGYTDAEMPVFLKDAQEATEAIFAHEPFKSMRDRFNIVAVKSPSKQSGPSIPAQGIWHETALSSHFDTFYSDRYLTTLHLKDLHNWLAGTPYEHIIVLVNSDKYGGGGILNSYNLTTCHQKWFKPVVVHEFGHSFAGLADEYAYEQEQIPMYPHDVEPWEKNITTLADFHGKWENMIDKKTKIPTPLSKKEKEAVSKVGVFEGAGYSLKGVYRGVQDCRMRINETPEFCAVCKKALQDLIDFYTK; encoded by the coding sequence ATGAAGAGAATGATATTATCCCTCGCCACCATGGCGATGCTGATGGCGCCCGGCACAATAAAAGCGCAAAACTTTGACGACTATTTCACAGACAAGACGCTGCGGGTAGACTATACCTTTGCCGGCAACCAGAAGCAGCAGATGATAGCAGTAGACGAACTCAACGTAATGCCACGCTGGTACGGCAAACGGCAGCGACTGGCCGAACTCCCGGTAGAGGGCAACGGACAGATAACCGTACGCGACCACCGCTCGGGCAAAATCATCTACCGCAACTCCTTCTCCACCCTCTTCCAGGAATGGCTCTCCTATCCAGAGGCAGAGAAGAACACGCAGAGTTTCGAGAACGTATTCCTCGTTCCGATGCCGAAAGATACCGTAGACATCACCCTCGACCTGCGCAACAACCGCCGCGAGATAACCACCACGCTCACCCACCAGGTAGCGCCGAAAGACATTCTGATTCATCAGAAAGGCAACAAGCCTACACCATACGTCACCCTGCAGCAGGCTGCCGACACCACCCGATGCATCCACATCGCATACGTGGCTGAAGGCTATACCGATGCAGAGATGCCTGTCTTCCTGAAAGATGCGCAGGAAGCTACAGAGGCCATCTTCGCCCACGAACCCTTCAAGAGCATGAGAGACCGCTTCAACATCGTAGCCGTAAAATCGCCATCCAAGCAGAGCGGACCTAGCATCCCAGCCCAGGGCATCTGGCACGAGACCGCCCTCAGCTCTCATTTCGACACCTTCTACAGCGACCGCTACCTTACCACCCTGCATCTCAAAGACCTGCACAACTGGCTGGCAGGTACCCCTTACGAGCACATCATCGTGCTGGTAAATTCGGATAAGTATGGCGGTGGCGGCATCCTCAATTCATACAATCTCACTACCTGCCACCAGAAATGGTTCAAGCCGGTAGTGGTGCATGAGTTTGGCCATTCCTTTGCCGGACTTGCCGATGAATACGCCTACGAGCAGGAGCAGATACCGATGTATCCTCACGATGTAGAGCCTTGGGAGAAGAACATCACTACCCTTGCCGATTTCCACGGAAAATGGGAGAACATGATAGACAAGAAGACCAAGATTCCTACTCCGCTCTCAAAGAAAGAGAAGGAGGCGGTGAGCAAGGTGGGTGTCTTCGAAGGTGCCGGATACAGCTTGAAGGGCGTTTACCGCGGTGTGCAGGACTGCCGTATGCGCATCAACGAAACGCCGGAATTCTGTGCAGTATGCAAGAAGGCGCTGCAGGACCTCATCGACTTCTACACGAAATAA
- a CDS encoding anaerobic ribonucleoside triphosphate reductase: MIQTVVKRDGRIVGFNEQKIMAAIRKAMLHTDKGEDTTLIEQITDHISYRGKSQMSVEAIQDAIEMELMKSARKDVAQKYIAYRNQRNIARKAKTRDVFMSIVNAKNNDITRENANMNADTPAGMMMKFASETTKPFVDDYLLSEDVRDAVMHNYIHIHDKDYYPTKSLTCVQHPLDVILNHGFTAGHGSSRPAKRIETAAVLACISLETCQNEMHGGQAIPAFDFYLAPYVRMSYQEEVKNLEKLTGEDLSNLYDAPIDDYIEKPLDELQGRERLEQHAINKTVNRVHQAMEAFIHNMNTIHSRGGNQVVFSSINYGTDTSAEGRCIMREILQSTYQGVGNGETAIFPIQIWKKKRGVNYLPEDRNYDLYKLACKVTARRFFPNFLNLDATFNQNEKWRADDPERYKWEIATMGCRTRVFEDRWGEKTSIARGNLSFSTINIVKLAIECMGIEDEKQRIDMFFAKLDNILDITAKQLDERFQFQKTAMAKQFPLLMKYLWVGAENLKPEETIESVINHGTLGIGFIGLAECLVALIGKHHGESEKAQELGLKIITYMRDRANEFSEQYHHNYSILATPAEGLSGKFTKKDRKQFGVIPGVTDRDYYTNSNHVPVYYKCTALKKAQVEAPYHDLTRGGHIFYVEIDGDATHNPSVIESVVDMMDKYNMGYGSVNHNRNRCLDCGYENADAHLEVCPKCGSHHIDKLQRITGYLVGTTDRWNSGKLAELHDRVTHIGGEK, encoded by the coding sequence ATGATCCAGACAGTAGTAAAGCGTGACGGACGCATCGTTGGATTCAACGAACAGAAAATCATGGCAGCCATTCGCAAGGCCATGTTGCATACCGACAAGGGTGAAGATACCACTCTTATCGAGCAGATAACCGACCACATCTCTTATCGCGGCAAGAGCCAGATGAGCGTTGAGGCCATTCAGGACGCCATCGAGATGGAGCTCATGAAGAGTGCCCGCAAAGATGTTGCCCAGAAGTATATCGCATACCGTAACCAGCGTAACATCGCCCGCAAGGCGAAGACACGCGACGTATTCATGAGTATCGTCAATGCCAAGAACAACGACATCACCCGTGAAAACGCCAACATGAATGCCGACACACCAGCCGGCATGATGATGAAGTTCGCTTCAGAAACCACTAAACCATTCGTCGACGACTACCTCCTCTCTGAGGATGTACGCGACGCCGTCATGCACAACTATATACATATTCACGATAAGGACTATTACCCAACCAAGAGTCTCACCTGCGTGCAGCATCCGCTCGACGTGATTCTGAACCACGGTTTCACAGCCGGTCACGGTTCAAGCCGTCCTGCCAAGCGCATCGAGACCGCAGCCGTGCTGGCTTGTATCTCTCTCGAGACCTGCCAGAACGAGATGCACGGCGGTCAGGCCATCCCAGCCTTCGACTTCTATCTGGCTCCATACGTACGCATGTCGTACCAGGAAGAGGTGAAGAACCTGGAGAAGCTGACAGGCGAAGACCTGAGCAACCTCTATGATGCGCCAATCGACGACTACATAGAGAAGCCGCTCGACGAGCTGCAGGGCCGCGAACGCCTGGAGCAGCACGCCATCAACAAGACCGTGAACCGTGTGCATCAGGCGATGGAGGCATTCATCCACAATATGAACACCATCCACAGCCGCGGCGGTAACCAGGTAGTATTCTCAAGCATCAACTACGGTACCGATACCAGCGCCGAGGGCCGCTGCATCATGCGCGAAATCCTGCAGAGCACCTATCAGGGCGTAGGCAATGGCGAAACAGCCATCTTCCCTATCCAGATATGGAAGAAGAAGAGAGGCGTAAACTATCTGCCTGAGGACAGAAACTACGACCTCTACAAGCTGGCGTGCAAGGTAACAGCCCGCCGTTTCTTCCCTAACTTCCTGAACCTCGACGCCACCTTCAACCAGAACGAGAAGTGGCGTGCTGATGATCCGGAGCGCTACAAGTGGGAGATTGCAACCATGGGCTGCCGTACCCGCGTGTTCGAAGACCGCTGGGGCGAGAAGACCAGCATCGCCCGCGGTAACCTGAGCTTCTCTACCATCAACATCGTGAAGCTCGCCATCGAGTGCATGGGCATCGAAGACGAAAAGCAGCGCATCGACATGTTCTTTGCCAAGCTCGACAATATCCTCGACATCACAGCCAAGCAGCTCGACGAGCGCTTCCAGTTCCAGAAGACGGCGATGGCCAAGCAGTTCCCTCTGCTCATGAAGTATCTCTGGGTAGGCGCAGAAAACCTGAAGCCGGAAGAGACTATCGAGAGCGTCATCAACCACGGAACCCTGGGTATCGGCTTCATCGGATTGGCAGAATGCCTGGTTGCCCTCATCGGCAAGCACCACGGCGAGAGCGAGAAGGCACAGGAGCTGGGACTGAAGATCATCACCTACATGCGCGACCGTGCCAACGAGTTCAGCGAGCAGTATCATCACAACTACTCTATCCTGGCTACTCCAGCCGAGGGATTGAGCGGTAAGTTCACTAAGAAGGACAGAAAGCAGTTTGGCGTCATCCCTGGCGTTACAGACCGCGACTATTATACCAACTCCAACCACGTGCCTGTATACTATAAGTGTACAGCCCTGAAGAAGGCACAGGTCGAGGCTCCATACCACGACCTGACCCGTGGCGGCCACATCTTCTATGTAGAGATTGACGGCGATGCTACCCACAACCCTTCAGTTATCGAGAGCGTGGTAGACATGATGGATAAGTACAACATGGGTTACGGCTCAGTAAACCACAACCGCAACCGCTGTCTCGACTGCGGCTACGAGAATGCTGACGCCCACCTCGAGGTTTGTCCTAAGTGCGGCAGCCACCACATCGACAAGCTGCAGCGCATCACCGGTTATCTGGTAGGTACTACAGACCGTTGGAACAGCGGCAAGCTTGCCGAGCTCCACGACCGAGTAACCCATATCGGAGGGGAAAAGTAA
- the nrdG gene encoding anaerobic ribonucleoside-triphosphate reductase activating protein: protein MISVLSIVHDTMVDGPGFRTSIYCAGCPNHCPGCHNPQSWDISHGTMTSTDELMKEIMSDPFANVTFSGGDPMFQAKGFAELARAIREQSSKSIWCFTGYLFENLVKNPEQLELLRQIDVLVDGPFVQALRDEDLFFRGSSNQRIINVQKSLKEGRVIELNLTTENPNPVL, encoded by the coding sequence ATGATTAGTGTATTAAGCATCGTACATGATACGATGGTAGACGGTCCGGGCTTCCGCACATCCATTTATTGTGCGGGATGCCCCAACCATTGTCCGGGCTGCCATAATCCGCAGTCGTGGGACATCAGCCACGGCACGATGACCTCTACCGACGAGCTGATGAAGGAAATCATGAGCGACCCCTTCGCCAACGTCACCTTCTCGGGCGGCGACCCAATGTTTCAGGCAAAGGGCTTTGCCGAGCTGGCGCGCGCCATCAGGGAGCAGAGCAGCAAGAGCATCTGGTGCTTTACGGGCTATCTCTTCGAAAATCTCGTGAAGAATCCCGAGCAGCTGGAACTCCTCCGCCAAATCGATGTATTGGTAGACGGTCCCTTCGTACAAGCATTGCGCGATGAAGACCTCTTCTTCAGGGGCAGCAGCAACCAGCGCATCATCAACGTGCAGAAGTCGCTGAAAGAAGGAAGAGTGATAGAGCTCAATCTTACAACAGAAAACCCGAATCCGGTATTGTAA
- a CDS encoding right-handed parallel beta-helix repeat-containing protein, translating into MKRKKGFLYIMGVGMAMSALLASCADDESFSTSRGDVLSFSVDTLKMDTTFSNVPTPTRSFWVYNRTGKALRCQSVRLENGNQKGYRVNVDGSYLGSEVGFQTQNVEIRKGDSIRVFVELTSAMQNSKEPQLVSDNLVFALESGVEQKVNLRAFSWDAMKLNSLEVKQDQLLESTLPVVVYGGIRVDSAATLTIAPGTQLYFHENAGLQVFGSLKIEGEKDREVVMRGDRLDHMFDYLPYDRTPGQWQGIRLMSSAHDCRISFADIHSAYDAVMIEAGDATKQKLLIENATIHNSQGYGVRIDSAKVQVYNSQITNCLNHPLYVEGGDVEVNGCTIAQFYPFDGRRESAIGFASPLPRFEVRNSLVTGYHDDEVVWEAPKEEDAFNFLFDHCVLRTEKLETDDSLKFTHVVYEDIKDKTVFAEKHFRLFDTDNLKYDFHLSKESAAIGKAAAETLPATDRDGLPRKKEQPAAGCFEYREE; encoded by the coding sequence ATGAAACGGAAAAAGGGATTTTTGTATATAATGGGTGTAGGGATGGCGATGAGCGCCCTGCTTGCCAGTTGTGCCGACGATGAGAGTTTCTCAACGTCGAGGGGAGATGTGCTCTCGTTTTCGGTAGATACGCTGAAGATGGACACCACCTTCTCGAATGTGCCTACGCCTACCCGAAGCTTCTGGGTTTACAACCGTACGGGCAAGGCTCTGCGCTGCCAGTCGGTGCGGCTGGAAAACGGTAACCAGAAGGGCTACCGGGTGAATGTTGACGGCTCTTATTTGGGCAGCGAAGTGGGATTCCAGACGCAGAATGTGGAGATCAGGAAGGGTGACAGCATACGTGTGTTTGTAGAACTGACTTCGGCGATGCAGAACAGCAAAGAGCCGCAGCTGGTGAGCGACAACCTGGTGTTTGCGCTGGAAAGTGGCGTGGAGCAGAAGGTGAACCTGAGGGCGTTTTCATGGGATGCGATGAAACTCAATTCGCTCGAGGTGAAGCAGGACCAGCTGCTGGAGAGTACGCTGCCGGTAGTGGTTTATGGCGGCATCAGGGTTGATTCGGCGGCTACGCTGACCATTGCTCCGGGCACCCAACTCTATTTCCACGAGAATGCGGGTTTGCAGGTGTTCGGTTCGCTGAAGATTGAGGGCGAAAAGGACAGGGAAGTGGTGATGCGGGGCGACCGACTGGACCACATGTTCGATTATCTGCCTTATGACCGCACACCGGGACAATGGCAGGGCATCAGACTGATGTCTTCGGCTCATGACTGCAGGATTTCGTTTGCTGATATTCATAGTGCCTACGATGCTGTGATGATAGAAGCGGGCGATGCTACGAAGCAGAAACTGCTCATCGAGAATGCCACGATTCATAACAGTCAGGGCTACGGTGTGAGGATTGATTCTGCCAAGGTGCAGGTTTATAATTCGCAGATAACCAATTGCTTAAACCATCCGCTCTATGTTGAGGGTGGCGATGTTGAGGTAAACGGCTGCACCATAGCCCAGTTCTATCCGTTTGACGGGCGCCGCGAGTCTGCCATCGGTTTTGCCTCTCCGCTGCCTCGTTTTGAGGTGAGAAATTCGCTCGTAACGGGCTATCATGATGATGAGGTGGTCTGGGAGGCTCCGAAAGAGGAGGATGCCTTCAATTTCCTCTTCGACCATTGTGTGTTGCGCACGGAGAAGCTGGAGACGGACGACAGTCTGAAGTTCACCCATGTGGTTTATGAGGACATCAAGGATAAGACGGTGTTTGCCGAGAAGCATTTCCGCCTTTTCGACACAGATAATCTGAAGTATGATTTCCATCTGAGCAAGGAGTCGGCAGCAATAGGAAAGGCAGCTGCCGAAACCCTGCCTGCAACCGACCGTGATGGTTTGCCGAGAAAGAAAGAGCAGCCTGCCGCAGGATGCTTTGAATATAGGGAGGAATAA
- a CDS encoding DASS family sodium-coupled anion symporter has translation MQETVKKVLNGDFNRKKALLFLITALLTVIVWNLPIDSFGIDGLTIVQQRVIAIFVMAVMLWLTEAIPAWATSVVIIFVLLFFVSDSAFKIMQGSEAEMGKLLDYQGVMACFADPTIILFLGGFVLAIAATKSGLDVMMAKALIAPFGKRSENVLLGFMLITGIFSMFISNTATAAMMLTFLTPVFKSLPPSGKGRVALTMAIPIGANLGGMGTPIGTPPNAFAFKVLNDPAGLNLGLSFGDWMLIMAPMVLIMLLMAWVIIRKMFPFSAKTIELNIEGNMQHNWRTTVVAVTFLATIVLWVFGKQLGINANTVAMLPIAIFALTGVVTAKDLKEIDWAVIWMVAGGFALGLAMNGTGLAEAAVKSIPFAEFNPLVIMIVSGLVCFILSNFISNTATAALLIPILTVVCAGMGDKLNTIGGTSTILIGVAVSASCAMSLPISTPPNAIAYSTGLIQQTDMVKAGLTVGILSMIVGYAVLITFCKMGVL, from the coding sequence ATGCAAGAAACTGTAAAGAAAGTATTGAATGGCGATTTTAATCGCAAGAAAGCATTGCTGTTTCTCATAACGGCTCTGCTTACCGTTATCGTCTGGAACCTGCCCATCGACAGCTTCGGCATCGACGGGCTCACCATCGTGCAGCAGCGCGTCATCGCCATCTTCGTCATGGCCGTGATGCTTTGGCTCACCGAGGCCATACCGGCATGGGCTACCAGCGTAGTGATCATCTTCGTGCTGCTGTTCTTCGTCAGCGACTCCGCCTTTAAGATTATGCAAGGTTCGGAGGCTGAGATGGGCAAGCTGCTCGACTATCAGGGTGTGATGGCGTGCTTCGCCGACCCTACCATCATCCTCTTCCTGGGCGGTTTCGTACTCGCCATAGCCGCTACCAAGAGCGGACTCGACGTGATGATGGCGAAGGCCCTGATTGCGCCATTCGGCAAGCGTTCTGAGAACGTGCTGCTGGGCTTCATGCTCATCACCGGCATCTTCTCGATGTTTATTTCAAATACAGCCACCGCCGCCATGATGCTCACCTTCCTCACACCGGTGTTCAAATCATTGCCGCCTTCGGGCAAGGGCCGCGTGGCGCTCACCATGGCCATTCCTATCGGAGCCAACCTGGGCGGTATGGGTACCCCTATCGGAACCCCTCCTAACGCCTTCGCCTTCAAGGTATTGAACGATCCTGCGGGACTCAACCTGGGTCTCAGCTTCGGCGACTGGATGCTCATCATGGCTCCTATGGTGCTCATCATGCTCCTGATGGCATGGGTCATCATCCGCAAGATGTTCCCATTCTCTGCCAAGACCATCGAGCTTAACATCGAGGGTAACATGCAGCACAACTGGCGCACCACGGTAGTGGCCGTCACCTTCCTTGCAACCATCGTGCTCTGGGTATTCGGCAAGCAGCTGGGCATCAACGCCAACACCGTGGCCATGCTCCCTATCGCCATATTCGCCCTTACGGGAGTGGTTACAGCCAAGGACCTGAAGGAGATTGACTGGGCTGTCATCTGGATGGTGGCAGGCGGATTCGCCCTCGGATTGGCGATGAACGGCACCGGTCTAGCCGAGGCAGCCGTAAAGAGCATTCCGTTTGCAGAATTCAATCCGCTGGTCATCATGATTGTATCCGGACTGGTATGCTTCATCCTGAGTAACTTCATCTCCAACACCGCCACCGCCGCCCTGCTCATCCCTATCCTCACGGTGGTATGCGCCGGCATGGGCGACAAGCTCAACACCATCGGCGGCACCTCTACCATCCTCATCGGAGTAGCGGTATCGGCCAGCTGCGCCATGTCGCTGCCTATCTCAACCCCTCCTAACGCCATCGCCTACTCTACCGGACTCATCCAGCAGACCGACATGGTGAAGGCAGGACTCACGGTAGGCATCCTGAGCATGATAGTGGGCTACGCCGTGCTCATCACCTTCTGCAAGATGGGCGTGCTCTAG
- the cdd gene encoding cytidine deaminase, with translation MKEQNLNIRYMVAQLSELSQQEQELVNRAKAATSNAYANYSHFYVGAALLLGDGRIVIGANQENAAFPSGLCAERSAIFGAQSNYPDQPILTLAIAARNGNGFLKSPISPCGACRQVILEMEDRYQRPVRILLYGENGTYCFDSIKDLLPFSFVDSNMKE, from the coding sequence ATGAAAGAGCAAAACCTAAACATCAGATACATGGTGGCTCAGCTCTCAGAGTTGAGCCAGCAGGAGCAGGAGCTCGTTAACAGGGCGAAGGCTGCCACCAGCAATGCGTATGCTAACTACAGCCACTTCTATGTGGGAGCAGCCCTGCTGCTGGGCGACGGCAGAATAGTGATTGGAGCCAACCAGGAGAACGCCGCCTTCCCGTCGGGACTCTGTGCCGAGCGCAGCGCCATCTTCGGTGCCCAGAGCAACTATCCCGACCAGCCTATCCTGACGCTCGCCATAGCAGCGAGAAACGGAAATGGTTTCCTCAAGTCGCCTATCTCGCCATGCGGAGCCTGCCGCCAGGTGATACTGGAGATGGAAGACCGCTACCAGCGCCCCGTACGCATCCTGCTCTATGGCGAGAACGGCACCTACTGCTTCGACAGCATCAAAGACCTTCTCCCCTTCAGCTTCGTAGATTCGAACATGAAGGAATAA
- the coaW gene encoding type II pantothenate kinase, translating to MKKIVIGIDVGISTTKIVGIDESGVVVSPIRIKATDPITSLYGAFGKYLHDNKIALSDVEQVMLTGVGSAYIDEPIYGLPTSKSEEFVADGLGARYESKLDRMIVVSMGTGTSLVKCDDNEIRHIGGIGIGGGTLAGLSRIMLKTDDIKQIINLAKDGDVSKINLLIGDISAKPLPGLPMNATASLFSNAKANASREDIAMGLIWMVLQSIGSATILSSLESGIKDFVLIGNLTLLPQCREVFPAMEKLYGVRFRIPKYSEFCTAIGAALDYKRQAK from the coding sequence ATGAAAAAGATTGTTATAGGAATCGACGTAGGCATCTCTACGACCAAGATTGTGGGCATCGATGAAAGCGGCGTGGTGGTAAGCCCCATCCGCATCAAGGCCACCGACCCTATCACCTCGCTCTACGGAGCCTTCGGCAAGTATCTTCACGACAACAAGATTGCGCTGAGCGATGTAGAACAGGTGATGCTCACAGGCGTAGGTTCTGCCTATATCGACGAGCCCATCTACGGACTGCCTACCTCGAAGAGCGAGGAATTCGTGGCCGACGGACTGGGCGCCCGATACGAAAGCAAGCTCGACCGCATGATCGTGGTGAGCATGGGAACCGGTACATCGCTCGTAAAATGCGATGACAACGAGATAAGGCACATCGGAGGCATCGGCATAGGCGGCGGAACCCTGGCAGGACTGAGCCGCATCATGCTCAAGACCGACGACATCAAGCAGATTATCAACCTCGCCAAGGACGGCGACGTGAGCAAGATAAACCTGCTGATAGGCGACATCAGCGCCAAGCCTCTGCCCGGACTCCCGATGAACGCCACCGCATCGCTCTTCAGCAACGCCAAGGCCAACGCTTCGCGCGAAGACATCGCCATGGGACTCATCTGGATGGTGCTGCAGTCGATAGGTTCGGCTACCATCCTCTCATCGCTCGAATCGGGCATCAAGGATTTCGTGCTCATCGGCAACCTCACCCTGCTGCCGCAATGCCGCGAGGTGTTCCCAGCCATGGAGAAACTCTACGGAGTGAGGTTCAGAATACCGAAATACTCGGAATTCTGCACCGCCATCGGAGCTGCGCTCGACTATAAGCGACAGGCAAAATAA
- a CDS encoding DNA-binding protein — translation MGIKVKAIERNVAFEKGKQKWAFVMQAELYSQLNATKVIEEAAVRSGLPKAVINAGWSAIGEVIAAWATEGHSVAVPGLGSLRFGLNSTAVEDVNKVSANLITRRYIIFVPNTDIKKELEETSVNITCYDRNGKVVKQVTSTDTPPTTPSDGDNPSGGDTPTGGDSTGGTGSETGGDGLE, via the coding sequence ATGGGTATTAAAGTAAAAGCAATTGAGCGCAACGTAGCGTTCGAAAAAGGTAAGCAAAAGTGGGCATTCGTGATGCAGGCTGAACTCTACAGCCAGCTCAACGCCACGAAGGTGATAGAAGAAGCCGCCGTGCGCAGCGGATTGCCTAAGGCGGTGATCAACGCCGGATGGTCGGCCATAGGCGAAGTGATTGCAGCATGGGCCACCGAGGGCCACAGCGTGGCTGTGCCAGGACTGGGCAGCCTCCGATTCGGTCTTAACTCTACCGCCGTAGAGGATGTGAACAAGGTGAGCGCCAACCTCATCACCCGCCGATACATCATCTTCGTGCCTAACACCGACATCAAGAAGGAACTCGAAGAGACTTCCGTCAACATCACCTGCTACGATAGAAACGGCAAGGTGGTGAAGCAGGTTACCTCTACCGATACGCCTCCTACTACCCCATCCGACGGCGATAATCCATCCGGAGGCGACACCCCAACGGGCGGCGATTCTACTGGCGGAACCGGAAGCGAAACCGGCGGCGATGGACTTGAATAA
- a CDS encoding 2-amino-4-hydroxy-6-hydroxymethyldihydropteridine diphosphokinase has product MKTRTKVIIAIGSNRNQEENVLKAHEHLSCMFKNSLFGPRMWTEPIGLENSDKFLNQVMLGETICSKKSVLAALRSVEQRCGRRIRGPYRKVDVPLDLDLLLYGDEKLHESEWERDYIQSSISYLEEKDAKRDRKYLR; this is encoded by the coding sequence ATGAAAACTCGTACAAAAGTAATTATAGCTATCGGCTCTAACAGAAATCAGGAGGAGAATGTGTTGAAGGCGCATGAACATCTGAGTTGTATGTTCAAGAACAGCCTTTTCGGTCCGCGCATGTGGACTGAGCCTATCGGACTGGAGAATTCAGACAAGTTTCTGAATCAGGTGATGTTGGGGGAGACCATCTGCTCTAAGAAGTCTGTGCTTGCCGCGCTGCGGAGTGTGGAGCAGAGATGCGGACGCAGAATCCGTGGTCCTTATCGTAAGGTAGATGTTCCGCTGGATCTCGACCTTCTGCTCTATGGCGATGAGAAATTGCACGAGAGCGAGTGGGAGCGTGATTATATTCAGAGTTCTATCAGCTACCTCGAAGAGAAGGATGCTAAGAGGGATAGGAAATATTTAAGATAA
- a CDS encoding glucosaminidase domain-containing protein, whose protein sequence is MNHLKANILGLALLCCLPMGAQLKWNQSYQTYINQYKDLAIEQMLRYRIPASITLAQGLFESAAGRSVLVRQGNNHFGIKCHNWTGPTQYHDDDARGECFRVYQDARDSYEDHSKFLARQPRYARLFELSQHDYKGWARGLKACGYATNPQYASKLIQIIELYKLNQYDKAKRYDRFMATHSGTDQPVNAEGLLHPIHIFNKNYYLYAREGDTFKSIGKEVGISWRKLARYNERNKHAVLHKGDIIYLKKKRSKAPKQYKKRPHVIQPGESMYTISQKYGIRLEKLYKMNHLDPNIPVSVGTRLRVR, encoded by the coding sequence ATGAATCATCTAAAAGCAAATATTTTAGGGCTCGCTCTGCTCTGCTGCCTCCCGATGGGCGCACAGCTGAAGTGGAACCAGTCCTATCAGACATATATCAATCAGTATAAGGATCTTGCCATCGAGCAGATGCTCCGTTACCGCATTCCAGCCAGCATCACCCTAGCACAGGGACTGTTTGAGAGTGCGGCAGGAAGGAGCGTCCTCGTACGCCAGGGCAACAACCACTTCGGCATAAAATGTCACAACTGGACGGGCCCAACCCAGTACCACGACGATGATGCCCGGGGCGAATGCTTCCGCGTATACCAGGACGCAAGAGACAGCTACGAAGACCACAGCAAGTTTCTGGCGCGCCAGCCACGCTACGCACGCCTCTTCGAACTCTCGCAGCACGACTACAAGGGATGGGCTCGCGGACTGAAAGCCTGCGGCTACGCCACCAACCCGCAGTATGCCAGCAAGCTGATACAGATTATAGAGCTCTACAAGCTCAACCAGTATGACAAGGCCAAGCGCTACGACCGCTTCATGGCTACCCACAGCGGTACCGACCAGCCTGTAAACGCCGAAGGATTGCTGCACCCTATCCATATCTTCAACAAGAATTACTATCTCTATGCCCGCGAAGGCGACACCTTCAAGAGCATAGGCAAGGAGGTGGGCATCAGCTGGCGCAAACTGGCTCGCTACAACGAGCGCAACAAGCACGCCGTGCTGCACAAGGGCGACATCATCTATCTGAAAAAGAAACGCTCCAAGGCACCTAAGCAGTATAAGAAGCGCCCTCACGTGATACAGCCGGGCGAAAGCATGTACACCATCTCGCAGAAGTATGGCATCCGACTGGAGAAACTCTACAAGATGAACCATCTCGACCCTAACATCCCGGTAAGCGTAGGAACAAGACTGAGGGTGAGATAA
- a CDS encoding smalltalk protein produces the protein MKKEVWKTILQVIIAVLTAVGTTLGVTSCM, from the coding sequence ATGAAAAAGGAAGTTTGGAAAACTATCTTGCAGGTGATTATTGCTGTACTTACTGCCGTAGGCACTACGCTCGGCGTTACCAGCTGCATGTAG